TTTTCCAGCTTGCCTGCAGCCCACCCGCTcctgtccccccccctcctcctcctcctgtcccccccccctcctcctgtctcccccccccctcttcctcctcctaGCCGCGCCCACATCGCAGTGAACCCCTCCTTACAAAGACCTAGTATTAGTAAGCGTAGCACGACCGTCTCGCCCAAGTATACAAACGAGTTGTGCcgtgcaggcacgcacatacaAAGATACACCTCTGCAAGTAGGCGCACACACTTTCGGTCACAAGAGTGCAGAAGGGGACGGACAGCGACGCCATCGCACTTTGGCTGCTCCAcacccaccccgcccccccctccctcgcttctTTAGTTGTGTTGTTGCTGGCTCAAGATGTCCGATGACACGCGCTACATGTATCCAGCCCGTAAGGCTCACGCGATGGACCTCGGCTCGTCCCTCAATCCCGAGGGGGATCAGAAGCAGACGTGGGGGAGCGTTGCCTCCGTCGCGGATGCCATGTCGCCCACCGCGGAGATCAAGCCGAGCGCTCCGCAGGTGACGCACTTCGGCACCGGACTTGGCATGCAGAGCTCCACCGGCGACCCTACCTTGCAAGAAGCCGATAGCGATGGCGACAAGACCGAGGCCGTGAACGAGTTTGACCTGGCCGCCTACTCAAAGGAGGATCTCACGCAAACGTTGCATAAGCGGATCATGAGCCGCATGTTCTCTGCCTTCGACGTCACACAGGTAGGCTACTTGGACATCAACAAGCTCAAGGAGCTCTGCGTCTATGTTGGCCGCAACATGTCGCAGGAGGCCTCAGAGAAAATGTTCGATGAGCTCAAGGGCATCGACGGACACATCACGTTTGACGTCTTTTGGAATTGGTGGACGACCTACCCGGACACCAAGATGACCAAGgacaccttctctctcgtgtcCGCCGACTTCTCCGTGCCTTatcaccagcagcagctgaaaaTCAAAGACGAAGGTGAGATTTTCACCCCGAGCTACCGCGTGAAGTACTACTTCAAGGATATGGAGACGGGCCTACGCCGTCGCGTGAGTCCGTGGCACGACGTGCCGCTTTACGTGCGCGACCCGGTGCGCACAAAGCCGGAGAACATCCGCGCCAACCGCTACAACTTCATCTGCGAGATCCCGAAGTGGACACGCGCCAAGTTTGAGATTGCCACCGGCGAGCCGTTTAACCCCATCAAGCAGGACATCAAGAACGGTGTGCCGCGATTCTACAAGCACGGAGACATGATGTGGAACTACGGCGCCTTCCCGCAGACGTGGGAGAGCACGGAGGTGATCTTCGAGGACGGCGTCAGTGGCGACAACGACCCAATAGACGGCGTTGAAATCGGCATGCGCCAGATGCGCGTCGGCGAAATCCACCCTGTCCGCatcctcggcgtcctcggcATGATCGACGACGGACAGATGGACTGGAAGGTGATCTGCATGTCCGTCAATGACCCAGTCGCGCGCTTCATCAAAGACATCGACGACATCCCAAAGTTCTTGCCCGGCTGcctcgatgcgctgcgcgagTGGTTCCGGGTGTACAAGATTTGCCAAGGCGGGGTCGAGAACAAGTTTGCCTTCAACGGTGAATACAAGGACAAGACATACGCTATGAAGGTTGTGGACGAGTCGCACTACATGTGGGAGAACCTGCGCAAGATTAAGAAGAAGGAAGAGGTGTGAAGCAAAAATCGCCCACTCGTGATGtgcttcctccccccccccctctccctctcgcccgtcggtgcgtgtatgcatgtgtcGACTGCGCTTGTGCAGGGAGCATCTGAGGTCATAACTTTGTTTCTCTATGTGTGAGAGTAACTTGGTGCGCCTGTGGTGGCCTTGGTGGATCTGAGACGACAGCGCGGTGCCTTGTCGGGGCTGTCTGTGCAACAGCGTGGGCCgcttccctcccccgcgcCTCTTCGCTCATATCTTTAACCGCCgccctgtctctctctctctctctcgttacGAGGGGCTCACGCAGCCTCGTTGTATGGATGCGCTGGCGTCCTTTCGAGAGTAAGAGGGAGGGTGAAGGGAACGGCACATCACAGATATCATTCACACCCTGCGCCCCGCCCACTCCTCTCAGTCACacgctcttctccctcttcctgACTGTGTCTCTGTGATCGCTCGGCCTTGCCCCTTTACTTTTCTACTGTTTTCGGCGTGCCCTGATGACGAGACACATCTCAGCGCGCCGTATCAGGGCTCAGTGAccccactctgtgtgtgtgtgaaggggACAAGCAGGCCCCTTCCCCCCAATACCTGCCCATGCCGGTCCTCTTCCGGTAGCGGCAGGGTCAAGCGCCCACGACGCAGCGAAGtgagagcgatgtatcgctgctggtgtATGGGCGGTCAGGacctggatggcgttgcttTACACGACGCGATGGGCGCCTGTGTGAGGGGCTGGGGTCACGTGGCGTTCAGCTCACGTTGGATGGCGGTATGGACACGCTCAGCCGCAAGGCAGTGTTGGTTGGCATGCGCGGTGCCTTGTTGATGGGCACAAACCGTTTTGGGAGGGTGCCCTCGTGCATCCTTTgtgtcctctctctctctctctgtatgaAGCGGATGTCAACTGGCTTTCGCTTTGCCGGTGCACAGCGACGGGTCCcggatgcacgcacgcatcaTCACCGCTGGCCGAGTCCTCACGAGACCCTCGGCTCTTGATGGGGCACGAGGGCctcagtgtgtgtgtttgtgtgtgtgtgtgtgtgtgtgtgttctcaCTTCCTGTGGTCCTTTCCTTACCCTCCTTTCTCAGCGTGCAGTAACCATCGTTTGGGCCCACCTGGCCACCAAGACAAGCATGTGAGCGCGTCTGCGAAGATGTTGCGATGCTTGCAGCGGTCGCAGCAGttgcgcctctctcgcccccccccctcctcgtcgggTCGCCGATGCTTGTGTGGGTGTGAATCGCGACGCACGTGTGCATAGGAGTAGGGAGTGACAGCCGCGAGTGGTCTCAACGGCATCGCGGTTCAAGCAGTGCCGTGGCACCTCGTGGACTACCACGCCAACTCCCACCCACCTCTCTTCGCCCGTCATGTGAAAACCTTTGCCATCCCATCCTTTGCTTCCTCGGTCTCTCAGCCCCCGCCGGCTCCTCTCTCCGCTACCGATGGGCACAGCCCTTACCTTCAGCCAAGCGCCGTCACTCCAACGACTCCCGCGTACGGAGGCACGCAACTGTgtcgcttctcctccttgagccaccaccactaccatcCACACTCTCCGCCGATCTCTGCCAAGAGCTCAAGTGCCGCTGCACTGGACTTCGGTACTTCTGCTTTTCCATTTGTGTGCATACTTTTTGTtttccgcccccccccgtgtATCGTTGTTTCTCCGCGCCCTCGATCCCATCCGCGGCGCTCCCACCCTGTCactcccgctctctctctctccatcgctCGCAGCCctgctgcccccccccgcccgcccctcGTTGCCTTGGCTGAAAGAGTTCTACGTAAATCCAGCCCCGCGGTCGCCCTCTCTCGTGAACAAGCACGTACACGTCTGCGCGCACATCGGGCAGGATCGCAGCAACACCGGTATCGACTCCCTTAGCGCTCAGCTGCGTCATGTCGCGctgtggtgccgcagcagcggcagtgtcAGACGGCAGTCACGCGCTCGCGTCGTTTCCGCGGCTGGCAAACGCGAAgtcttctccagcgccgAGACTGCACATTCTGTGCAGCGCGGGTGCTGCAAGAGGTGGTTAAGGGCAGTTGTTGGACACCGTGCAGGCCGTCCATGTAGCTCGATCGGGAGCTCAGTGGAACGGTAACACGGGCTCTAAGCAGCTCTGTGCGTCAGTGTCACGGAGACGCTGAACctcgacgcacacacgcctctTGTGCACCCAGTGACGCAAACTTGTTCCATCGGCAACAGCACCGTGGGAGGCAACGCTGCACTCTTCCGAAGCTCTGCAACCTGTCCACTGATGAACCAGGTTCTCTGCGCTGAGGCCCTGTTCAATGGCACAGGCATCATCGCTTGGTTAGAGCGAAACGACGCAAGAGGCAACCTCGCGCTCCCGATCGAGAtgacgcccccccccctcccgtctTGCCCATCCCAGCCGTCACTGTTGACGCCAaggcgtgcgcagcgctgcacaccGCTTTAGCGAGGCGAGGAGGTAAGGAAACTGCCACGTTTGGGGGTTGGGGGGGGTGCATGCGCGTCTTTCGTCAACGGCTACCGCAGCAGTGGTGACGTTGCGGATGTCGATGCCCCTCCCGCTTGGCCACCGGCGTTTTATCGTCGATGGGCGGCACCTCTCTACGGCAAGTGCAGAAAGAAAATTTTCGTTGAAGTACAAGAGCGCCGTGAAGAAGTAAGCGAGGCGTGTCAGTGCCGCCCGCCTCTCCCAACACCACCATCTGGCGCGACCGCACAGACGCGCTCATGGAGGCATGTGAAGGGTGTGCGATGGCGCCCGTGTATTGTCAGTGGTAGGCGCCCGAAAGTCCACGTGCGGGTGCTTTGTCTGGCCCTCGGCCAGGCGCCACGAAGCCCCCAtcactctccctctccttttccGACTCTCTTCACCTTACCCCTGCGACCCAACACCGTCCCCTCCCACGCTCTTGGCTGCAGTCACAATACTCACCAACGGCTGCAGGAGTTCGGAACACGACGCACGCGTAGAGGCGCAACGAAAACGAGAGTGGGGCACCACAGAAGCGCCGCATCTGCGCAACGTAGTTTTGGCATGTCGCGCTCAGCGTCGAGCTCTTCGGAGTCGCAGCCTCTGCCGACAACCGACCACCTTGCAGACGACGAGCAACGCCAGAGCCTCCTTCAGTACGTTGACCAGCGCATCCAAGAGCTGGAGGAAGAGCGGTGCGaactgcgccagcagctgagCGACCTCAAGGCAGAGCGGAGCATCATCGAGGCCAAGATGAGCGAGACGTGAGTCTcccgaggcagcagcagcggcggcggcgcttgaTGGACAGATAGTGCTTTAGGGCCTCCTGCGCGCCAACATGCTCCTTTGGAGACAGAGATCGTGCCATAGTGTTCGCactgcgtgtgcacgtgtttCGAATTTGTTTGCTGATCAGTGGAAAGGAGAATGCCGCACTTCCTGATGGGagtgcgcggcggccgtcgccggtgttgctgatgctgctgctgctaggCCCTCGTGTTCTTCTCCCTCACGTTACCACCTTGCACAGGAGATGATACAAGCGGAAAGGAAAGGGGCAGCCTACACACGCACTGCGCCGCTCTCATCACCTTCACAACCTCGACTGAACGGTCGTACGTGGTCGCCACTAACGTCGCCGGCGACGACCCAGCTTCCGCTGCCTTCCCTTGCTCCGTCGCACGCGTTACCCATGCCGGCGCACATACTCGTGTTCACGCATATACTCAGTTGTGCATCAAAGGTCTCTCAGTGCTGGCGTGGTCGCTCCCCTGTGCCCCTCTTCCAGCCTTcgctcccccttccccatctGCCGACACGCCGaccactcacacacacacacacacgcacgcacacacaaaccacCACCCGTGACGctcgcttgctctctctctctctatctctgttcctcctcctcctagCTACGCACCATAACCAGCACAACAGCAATGCGTCGAACCGCTCCTCTCTGCGCACCCAAGGCCCTCTCGGCACCGGCGGTCACCCAGGCGCTTCAGTCGCTGCCGGGTTGGAGGGTGAACGGCAACAACCAAAACGCCATCGAGCGGGACTACGTCTTTGCCGACTTCACGGAGGCGATGCGCTACATGAACATGGTCGCGCCGGTTTGTGAAAAGATGCAGCATCATCCGTGCTGGTCAAACATATACAACCGCCTGCACGTGCAGCTGACGACGCACGACGCCGGCAACAAGGTGACGCAGGCGGACGTGGATCTGGCAAAGGCCATGAACGCGGCGCACGAAGCGATGCGCAGGCATTGAGCTGTGTGGAGGTAGAGCAGAGGGCACAcggaaaaacaaaagaaaataATGTGATGGCATCACAGTCGCGGAAGCTGTACAAGCTATGCACCATGTATTCGCTCGCTTTCTGACCGCCTCTTCGGAGACTCTGTCCGGCCAAGAGTCGCtgcccagcagcggcgcacccacGAGTGCTGCAGCGGAAAGACGAGCATGGAGCGGCTGCTACGTGCAGCCGTGGCACAGGCGTCTCAACGGCTGCCCTggcagacacacaaacgcccATGACCGCCTGTGAattctccccttccctccactGCTCGTTTCTTGCTCACCGCATtctgtgtccgtgtgcgtgtgtctcccCTCAGTCCTCGCCGCCCCTCTGCGTCGGCCCCCTGCCGCATatacaagcacacgcacgcctgcgCGGATGTCTTGGTGACACAGTAAGTGGTACTTGCATGAACAAGTCGCAGTTCTACGCGCTACACAGCGCGTATGGCAGCCTGCGTGAGGCGACGCCTCTCGCTGCTGTGACCGAACAGGGCCTCCCCAGTCAACGCGGAGCAGTagagagcgcagcagcgggcccGCCATCCTTGACGGCCGTGAGCGACGCCGTTGGCACTGCGGGCCCCCGAGGCACATCCGTGTCGATGATGACGTCCAGCACAGATGCACTGCCGGTCAAGAGTGAAGCACACGCGTTTCACCGCCGTATGCCGGACAACAAGGCTTTCTTCGTGACGCCAGACGCAGAGCTGTGTGCGCGGCACCACGCCTCGCTGGCACAGGTGTGGACCTGGAGAACGCAGctcagccagcagcagagccCCCTATATCACAGAACGTACACGATCACCGCAACATCAGCAAGTGGCCACCGGGACCCTCAAGACACGACGGAGACAACGCTGGAAGGAGACACACTCCACTCCCCGCACCGACCCTGCACAGCGGCTGacctcctccgcagctgctgccggccCACTCCTCCCCACCCTTTGGCAGGCAGTGGCAGAGACGCTCATGGTCGTGtgtcgacagcggcgactgccgctgcggcggtcgtGGCGGCTTCATCCTCGCACCTCGTCATCCCCACCGGTCTTCGCTCGCTGGACTCGGCGCTACTGGgtgtgctgcggcgcggaTGGGTAACGGAGCTGACCGGGCTCCCGGGCACTGGCAAAACAACGCTCGCAGCtgcgtggtgccgcagctgcctcCGTCATGCCAGATTGTGTGGAACGGCGCACGACTGTGTGTGGCTGCAgtccggcagcgccgtccactCTGCCGTGCTGACCACAGCTCATGAAGAGGCAGATGCAACTGAGTTGCCGTCCTTGGCCGATGCTGTGCATGTCGCCTGTCTCTCAAACCTCGATggcctccagcagctgctggaccGCTGGCACGGCACAGAGGGCTCTGCGTCTCCGCTCTCCACCGTTGGGCTGATTGTGCTGGATAGCATCACCGACCtcatgcggcgcagcttccgctgcgaagacgacgacgcacTGCAGCGGCATGAGGCACTCGCTACGACACTCCAGTCGCTGAAGCGGCTAGCAGAGGAACAGCGACTGGCAGTCCTCGTCATcacgcaacagcagcgccatcccTGGCCCGCGTTCGGGCGATCTAGCATTTCGCACACCAACCGTGGCGTGTACGAGGAGGGCAGcaacgaggacgaggacgacagcGAGGCGTGGGGCAGCGGTTGTAGCAGACATGCAAGTGGAGGCGCAGGTGTCGTCGGTCCTCATGCCTGCCGTAGCGATTTCAGCTCCGAGGACGTGGGACAGCTTGGTCGGCTATTCTTCCACAATGTGAacgtgcggctgcagctgcgagcCGGTGTGCGGTCTGCCGGCAGCAGACCCTCCCCAAGCAGGCCCTTTGCCGCCGGCGGCCCCGAGGGCGACAGGGAGGCACTGCGGCTCAGGTGGCAACTCGAGGTTCTGAAGTCTCCGCTGTGTGCGCCGTTCGCCGTAGGCCTTCGGCTACGGGTTCCGACGCCCCTGTCATGCTCAGATGACCCTTCCCGCGTGTCAGGGCTTCCTCTCTGCGTAGAGGAaatcgacggcgacgacgggaGTCCTGGgtcagcggtgccgctggcgccgaaCACACAAGTCGAAGAAGGGCTGTCTCTGGTGTCCCTGGACCCGTGGGACTACACGGAGGTGCCATCCTTCTTGTATCTATAACGGGGACGTGCGCGTACATGTGTGAAGACCTCGAGCCCCTTGGCATCCTTATCGTCCGGGATGTGTGGCgaccccgccccctcccccttgccTGAACTGTGCCGCGTTTGCCGCGCGCGATCTCACTCTCCTACACTCGCGTGGTTGCACGAGCATGATGTCGTGCCCTCTCGTGCATCTACCGCTACTATTGAGTGGCACTCGCTGTCTCCGTCACGGAGCCACGAGGTTCCTCAACGGGAACACAGAGGTATATCTGCGTAAACCGTACACGCACCGTAGCGGTCTGCTGGCCGTGCGTGccgagctgccgctgccgcgcatcGTACACTCTTTCTGATGTACGAGTGAATGCGGTCCACATGGATGTTAGCCATCCACCGTGGGCTGTCGTGGTCTTTTCCGCGCCAGTGCACGCATGGGAACGACTGCGTGCGCTAtgccttcccccccccccacccttTTCCCTCCGCCCCACCCTCCACCCTTACCACATGTAATCTCACTTGCCGCTACCACTTCCACaaaccaccaccgccgctgccgccccttCGTGAGCCACACCGCACAAACAATCAGAGAGTTACCGCCCCTGCCGCCTTCCAGTCCGACTGCTTCCCTTCGCTTAACGGCCCGTGAAAGAGAACATACGCCGTGCAaccgtgcctgtgtgcgcgtactAGTGTCGTCCGTTGGCTGTTACTGAGTGTGCCGCGGTGGAGCGATCAACACcacacacccctccccctccgccacAGAGCACCTTCTAAACAAGCAGAAccgcgcacatacacacgcacgtctccctcctcctcccttaCAGCGACACAGCCCCACTGTACTTCCGCCATTCATCGGACTGCCAACGCTGCCTACTCGCCCAC
The genomic region above belongs to Leishmania major strain Friedlin complete genome, chromosome 11 and contains:
- a CDS encoding acidocalcisomal pyrophosphatase, which codes for MSDDTRYMYPARKAHAMDLGSSLNPEGDQKQTWGSVASVADAMSPTAEIKPSAPQVTHFGTGLGMQSSTGDPTLQEADSDGDKTEAVNEFDLAAYSKEDLTQTLHKRIMSRMFSAFDVTQVGYLDINKLKELCVYVGRNMSQEASEKMFDELKGIDGHITFDVFWNWWTTYPDTKMTKDTFSLVSADFSVPYHQQQLKIKDEGEIFTPSYRVKYYFKDMETGLRRRVSPWHDVPLYVRDPVRTKPENIRANRYNFICEIPKWTRAKFEIATGEPFNPIKQDIKNGVPRFYKHGDMMWNYGAFPQTWESTEVIFEDGVSGDNDPIDGVEIGMRQMRVGEIHPVRILGVLGMIDDGQMDWKVICMSVNDPVARFIKDIDDIPKFLPGCLDALREWFRVYKICQGGVENKFAFNGEYKDKTYAMKVVDESHYMWENLRKIKKKEEV
- a CDS encoding putative opterin-4-alpha-carbinolamine dehydratase → MRRTAPLCAPKALSAPAVTQALQSLPGWRVNGNNQNAIERDYVFADFTEAMRYMNMVAPVCEKMQHHPCWSNIYNRLHVQLTTHDAGNKVTQADVDLAKAMNAAHEAMRRH